One genomic region from Clostridium saccharobutylicum DSM 13864 encodes:
- a CDS encoding N-acetylmuramoyl-L-alanine amidase family protein yields the protein MIKRMNKVTSLLVAAAAVASIVPATAANAADYKKTETKEGTIYSAVAYKDGKVYVDGNVKDGQTDGAYYLSGGKYNDLSDVDSGASTEIFGDKYLDISNGDYSMDLSTGKVTADDVKENSIDDLALALRKNIKNTAKDRYSDHDVLHDDSNISEITVGPKFATTWYATTYTSKDTGAALNIYSDNKGNYIDADYSVGKIKATIGDTTTAQSVTVENTKDSKDFKNNNGSAKVSIANAEIIAQDANNIYRKTKYVVENTVTPITKINGVAVTGTAFTVEASGTGNKVSFTAIEKISKAQASDSVDGAKYAASVTNYILADQNGAKIDLLADAKFSAFGTKLVSYVVANDKVTAQTIDFKTTSGFNYIDPQNADSNEVATSFDVDANGNLWRLESGYIYKFDNNKDWVKTYKVDGSMDSINVYDENNLVAWSKDNGNDDQVYTIVGGKDTTNSDTTTDTTTTDTTTDTTTTVKAGWNKNSDGTWSFMNNDKSKATGWVKDGATWYFLNNSGVMQTGWVKDGATWYYLNNSGAMQTGWVKDGSAWYYLNNSGAMQTGWFKDTDGNWYFLQDNGSMAANTTIGGYKLGANGAWIR from the coding sequence ATGATAAAAAGAATGAACAAAGTAACATCATTATTAGTAGCAGCAGCAGCAGTTGCTTCAATAGTACCTGCTACAGCAGCAAATGCAGCTGACTATAAAAAGACTGAAACTAAAGAAGGAACAATCTATTCAGCAGTTGCTTACAAAGATGGAAAAGTATATGTTGATGGAAATGTTAAAGATGGACAAACTGACGGAGCTTATTACTTAAGCGGTGGAAAATATAATGATTTATCAGATGTTGATAGTGGAGCATCTACTGAAATATTTGGGGACAAGTACCTAGATATTAGTAATGGAGATTACTCTATGGATTTATCAACTGGTAAAGTAACTGCAGATGATGTTAAAGAAAATTCAATAGATGATTTAGCATTAGCTTTAAGAAAGAATATTAAAAATACTGCTAAAGACAGATATTCTGATCACGATGTATTACATGATGATTCAAATATAAGCGAAATTACAGTAGGACCTAAATTTGCAACTACTTGGTATGCAACAACTTACACTAGCAAAGATACTGGTGCAGCTTTAAACATCTATTCAGATAATAAAGGAAATTACATAGATGCAGATTATAGTGTGGGAAAAATCAAGGCTACAATTGGAGATACTACAACTGCACAAAGCGTTACAGTAGAAAATACTAAGGATTCAAAAGACTTTAAGAATAATAATGGTTCAGCAAAAGTATCAATTGCAAATGCTGAAATAATTGCACAAGATGCAAATAACATATATAGAAAAACAAAATATGTTGTTGAAAATACAGTTACACCTATAACTAAAATTAATGGTGTAGCAGTAACTGGAACTGCTTTCACAGTTGAAGCAAGTGGTACTGGAAATAAAGTAAGCTTCACAGCTATTGAAAAAATATCAAAAGCTCAAGCAAGTGATTCTGTAGATGGAGCTAAATATGCTGCATCAGTAACTAACTATATTCTTGCAGATCAAAACGGAGCTAAAATAGATTTATTAGCAGATGCAAAATTCAGCGCATTTGGTACTAAATTAGTATCATACGTTGTTGCAAATGATAAAGTAACAGCTCAAACAATCGACTTTAAGACAACTAGTGGATTTAACTATATTGATCCTCAGAATGCAGATTCAAATGAAGTTGCAACTTCTTTTGATGTAGATGCTAATGGTAACCTTTGGAGATTAGAAAGTGGATATATCTACAAATTTGATAATAACAAAGATTGGGTTAAAACTTACAAAGTTGATGGATCAATGGATTCAATAAACGTTTATGATGAAAACAACTTAGTTGCTTGGAGCAAAGATAATGGTAATGATGATCAAGTTTACACAATTGTAGGCGGAAAAGATACAACAAATTCAGATACTACAACAGACACAACAACTACAGATACTACAACAGATACAACAACTACAGTTAAAGCTGGTTGGAACAAGAATTCAGATGGAACTTGGTCATTCATGAATAATGATAAATCAAAAGCTACTGGCTGGGTTAAAGATGGAGCTACTTGGTACTTCTTAAACAACTCAGGAGTAATGCAAACTGGTTGGGTTAAAGATGGAGCTACTTGGTACTACTTAAATAACTCAGGAGCAATGCAAACTGGTTGGGTTAAAGATGGATCAGCTTGGTATTACTTAAACAACTCAGGAGCAATGCAAACTGGTTGGTTCAAGGATACTGATGGAAACTGGTATTTCTTACAAGACAATGGATCAATGGCTGCAAACACAACTATAGGTGGATACAAATTAGGAGCTAACGGAGCTTGGATCAGATAG
- a CDS encoding glycosyltransferase family 2 protein — protein MKDTLYLVIPCYNEEEVLHETAKRLIEKINTMIKNNIISDESKILFVNDGSKDKTWSIIKELHSENNIFSGINLSRNRGHQNALLAGLMTAKEFADMTISLDADLQDDVNVIDKFVEQYYQGSDVVYGVRCSRDTDTFFKRTTALAFYKLMSSLGVDMVYNHADYRLMSKRALEGLNKFREVNLFLRGMVPLVGYKYSIVEYERHERFAGESKYPLKKMIAFALDGITSLSIKPIRIITGIGFTIFFISILTLIYSIIINFIGNAVTGWTSLTISIWMLGGIQLLCLGVIGEYIGKIYNETKQRPRFIISDRLIENKIKDV, from the coding sequence ATGAAAGATACTTTATATTTAGTTATACCTTGCTATAATGAAGAAGAGGTACTACATGAAACCGCAAAAAGATTAATTGAAAAAATAAATACTATGATTAAAAATAATATTATATCAGATGAAAGCAAAATTCTTTTTGTTAATGATGGTTCAAAAGATAAAACTTGGAGTATTATAAAGGAATTACATTCTGAAAACAATATTTTTTCTGGTATTAATCTTTCAAGAAATAGGGGACATCAAAATGCATTACTAGCGGGGCTTATGACTGCTAAGGAATTTGCAGATATGACTATATCATTAGATGCAGATTTGCAAGATGATGTAAATGTTATAGATAAATTCGTTGAACAGTATTATCAAGGATCTGATGTTGTTTATGGGGTAAGATGTTCGAGAGATACTGATACTTTCTTTAAGAGAACAACTGCTTTAGCTTTCTATAAGCTAATGAGTAGTCTAGGAGTAGATATGGTATATAATCATGCTGACTATCGCCTTATGAGTAAGCGTGCTTTAGAAGGGTTGAATAAGTTTAGAGAAGTTAATTTATTTCTTAGAGGGATGGTTCCTTTGGTAGGATACAAATATTCAATAGTTGAATATGAACGTCATGAAAGATTTGCAGGTGAATCAAAATATCCACTAAAAAAGATGATTGCTTTTGCTTTAGATGGAATTACATCACTCAGCATAAAACCTATAAGAATAATTACAGGAATCGGTTTTACTATATTTTTTATTAGTATTCTAACTTTAATATATTCTATCATTATTAATTTTATTGGAAATGCAGTAACAGGATGGACATCTTTAACTATTTCTATTTGGATGCTTGGGGGAATTCAGCTTTTATGCCTTGGAGTTATAGGTGAGTATATTGGAAAGATATATAATGAAACGAAACAAAGACCAAGATTTATAATTTCTGATAGATTAATTGAAAACAAAATAAAAGATGTTTAA
- a CDS encoding HAD-IA family hydrolase yields MMDALISIIIPVYNTEKYLKRCLDSVVNQSYKNIEIIVVNDCSPGNAEEIINSYMEHDERIKYVTYEKNKGLFCARLKGAEIATGDYIAFIDSDDYVTIDFYHCLVKNAIKNNSDIVIGKTIFEKSKEEQYINNLHDCCFLFDELNGEEVRNNYFNQKGLCYSWHTVWNKLYKKELWDKCLEYYNKITEHLIMTEDIAFSTLMFYYAEKVTTTQNDGYFYCQNGDASTNVDDITIKKFEKNMKDIKLVFDFVNDFFEDVNAPQWIKDKFLETKKYYSRMWRELGERVFFGHKKVCAAKIMEEFLPQYKEHTSEDDHFFESINTKWNGGLEHIKEQIITGDYEYISFDIFDTLICRPLYNPTDLFYMLDKKFEELYETNISFYKIRIAAESIARQKESGLHPSFQDVNIDEIYNYISMEYNIPVDIANLMKEEEKKLEIQLCRERKSVKELFDAALICGKKVIIVSDMYLDEETIVKILSKNGYYGYEKLYLSSTLRLTKYNGALFKTVLEDLNVKGNKILHLGDTWQNDIINAEAVGIKTMFIPKALEVFENKIPNVCTNNCGYIAKSACGSVQNPKGFMDSLGFRSMLALVANKYFDNPYRSFNEVSDFNIDPYFMGYYAVGMHMAGIVKWIMEESEEKEYDNIHFMSRDGYLPMKIYEKYHEVYKNAPEAKYIYTSRKSLLPGMLINELDFYDLPIEFRNHTPKTILSLLKFCSKEVNKDIEINLRNNGILYNKAFENEDEYNNFMRYYLENLYDGMKHEKSYNVAKDYYSILNCKKDVTFDLGYSGRIQGAVSKLAGEGINVYFIHSDSKKSDSVKRKHNFKIKSFYDFTPNMTGLIREHLLSDPGPSCIGFKRKEGTVIPRFDLEEKDFQDFFIVDLIQKGAIDFTEDYIEIFKEYIEYIPFKSQEVSLVFEGMLINSKDIDRKIFKASYFEDLVYGARDRINIYEFIKNEIEILKAENPTLGLDSGMDYSSMIEKILWGRNKIIKFMIYTIFDRKTLKGKVKNKLENTPIIFKICKKGYKILKKYFKKNI; encoded by the coding sequence ATGATGGATGCTTTGATTTCTATTATAATACCAGTTTATAACACGGAAAAGTATTTAAAACGTTGTTTAGATAGTGTTGTAAATCAGAGTTATAAAAATATCGAAATCATTGTTGTAAATGATTGTTCCCCAGGAAATGCAGAGGAAATAATAAATTCTTATATGGAACATGATGAAAGAATAAAGTATGTTACATATGAAAAAAATAAGGGATTATTTTGTGCACGATTAAAAGGTGCTGAAATTGCTACTGGTGATTATATTGCATTTATTGATAGTGATGATTATGTAACTATAGATTTTTATCATTGCTTGGTAAAGAATGCAATCAAAAATAATTCGGATATTGTAATTGGTAAAACAATTTTTGAAAAAAGTAAAGAAGAACAATATATTAATAATTTACATGATTGTTGTTTTTTGTTTGATGAGCTTAACGGAGAAGAAGTAAGAAATAATTATTTCAATCAAAAGGGGTTATGTTATTCGTGGCATACAGTATGGAATAAATTATATAAAAAGGAATTATGGGATAAGTGTTTAGAATATTATAACAAAATAACAGAGCATTTAATTATGACAGAAGATATTGCTTTTTCCACATTGATGTTTTACTATGCTGAAAAAGTTACTACAACACAAAATGATGGATATTTCTATTGTCAAAATGGAGATGCATCAACAAATGTAGATGATATAACAATAAAAAAATTTGAAAAAAATATGAAAGATATAAAATTAGTATTTGATTTTGTAAATGATTTTTTTGAAGATGTTAATGCACCACAATGGATAAAAGATAAATTTTTAGAAACTAAAAAGTATTATTCTAGAATGTGGAGGGAACTTGGAGAAAGAGTTTTCTTTGGTCACAAAAAAGTATGTGCAGCTAAAATTATGGAAGAATTTTTACCACAATATAAAGAACATACTAGTGAAGACGATCATTTCTTTGAATCTATTAACACAAAATGGAACGGTGGACTAGAACACATAAAAGAACAAATAATAACAGGGGATTATGAGTATATTAGCTTTGATATATTTGATACATTAATATGTCGTCCGCTTTATAATCCTACTGATTTATTTTATATGTTAGATAAGAAATTCGAAGAATTATATGAGACTAATATCAGTTTTTATAAAATAAGAATTGCTGCAGAATCTATAGCAAGACAAAAGGAAAGCGGTTTACATCCTTCTTTTCAAGATGTTAATATTGATGAAATTTATAATTATATAAGTATGGAATACAATATACCTGTTGACATTGCAAATTTGATGAAAGAAGAAGAAAAAAAATTAGAGATACAACTTTGTCGTGAGCGTAAGTCTGTAAAAGAACTTTTTGATGCTGCACTAATATGTGGAAAAAAAGTAATCATAGTTTCAGATATGTATCTTGATGAAGAAACTATTGTTAAAATATTAAGTAAAAATGGATATTATGGATATGAAAAGTTATATTTATCTTCTACATTAAGATTAACTAAATACAATGGTGCACTATTTAAAACAGTATTAGAAGATTTGAACGTTAAAGGAAATAAAATTCTTCATTTAGGTGATACATGGCAAAATGATATCATAAATGCTGAGGCAGTTGGAATTAAAACTATGTTTATTCCAAAGGCATTAGAGGTTTTTGAAAATAAAATTCCTAATGTATGCACTAATAATTGTGGTTATATAGCCAAGTCTGCATGTGGAAGTGTACAGAATCCAAAAGGCTTTATGGATTCATTAGGATTTCGTTCAATGTTAGCACTTGTGGCAAACAAGTATTTTGATAATCCATATAGAAGTTTTAATGAAGTTAGTGATTTTAATATTGATCCATATTTTATGGGATATTATGCTGTTGGGATGCATATGGCAGGAATAGTAAAATGGATAATGGAAGAATCAGAAGAAAAAGAATATGATAATATTCATTTTATGTCTAGAGATGGGTATCTTCCTATGAAAATATACGAAAAGTATCATGAAGTATATAAAAATGCACCAGAAGCTAAGTATATTTATACATCTAGAAAATCACTTTTACCAGGAATGCTTATAAATGAACTTGATTTTTATGATTTACCTATTGAATTTAGAAATCATACTCCAAAGACAATTTTATCTTTACTTAAGTTTTGTTCAAAAGAAGTTAATAAAGATATAGAAATAAATTTAAGGAATAATGGAATTTTATATAATAAAGCATTTGAAAACGAAGATGAGTATAATAATTTTATGAGATATTATTTAGAAAACTTATATGACGGAATGAAGCATGAGAAATCTTATAATGTTGCAAAAGATTATTATTCAATTTTAAATTGTAAAAAAGATGTTACTTTTGATTTGGGTTATAGTGGAAGGATTCAAGGAGCAGTTTCAAAGCTAGCAGGAGAAGGAATAAATGTGTATTTTATACATAGTGACAGTAAGAAATCAGATAGTGTTAAGAGAAAGCATAATTTTAAAATAAAAAGTTTTTATGATTTTACTCCTAACATGACTGGATTAATAAGAGAACATCTTCTTTCAGATCCAGGACCTTCTTGTATAGGATTTAAAAGAAAAGAAGGAACAGTAATACCAAGGTTTGATTTAGAAGAAAAAGATTTTCAAGATTTCTTTATTGTAGATTTAATTCAAAAAGGTGCAATTGATTTTACAGAAGATTATATTGAAATTTTTAAAGAATATATTGAATATATTCCTTTTAAGAGTCAAGAAGTATCACTTGTATTTGAAGGAATGCTTATAAATTCAAAAGATATTGATAGAAAAATATTTAAGGCTTCTTATTTTGAAGATTTAGTTTATGGTGCTAGAGATAGAATTAATATATATGAATTTATTAAAAATGAAATAGAAATACTAAAAGCTGAAAATCCTACTTTAGGTTTAGATAGTGGTATGGATTATAGTAGTATGATAGAGAAAATACTATGGGGAAGAAATAAGATTATTAAGTTTATGATTTATACGATCTTTGATAGAAAAACTTTGAAGGGAAAAGTAAAAAATAAGCTTGAAAATACCCCTATAATATTTAAGATATGTAAAAAAGGATATAAAATTTTAAAAAAATATTTTAAAAAGAATATTTAA
- a CDS encoding class I SAM-dependent methyltransferase, translating to MEEWSYHEPKFECDEINYDLLRYSPWSGHRNFAYDFVSFFKPKTIVELGSHYGCSAFAFAQAIKDFNLNTELDAIDTWSGDDFTKNDYENDVYSVFKKTIDKFYSEQKINMLRMTFDEAISKFEDNSIDVLHIDGSHHYDDVKHDFYTWFPKVKNDGIIFLHDISEDIVLGSIMGSNKFWNELSEKFKNTMRFDFSWGLGIIFLSEEKYMRAINKINLSKYQRQNNALSVEYREELRKRYFILKDNKFYIDSLMEQLKVKDLHLNRYNEDMIEKNKYIGVLEKQVLEKDKDLNAYKLNVEGKDKYINELEIQISEKDKILNDYKLNVEGKDRYISELETRIAEKENILFELEEKLKKSFFGKFIKK from the coding sequence ATGGAAGAATGGAGCTATCATGAACCAAAGTTTGAATGTGATGAAATAAATTATGATTTACTTAGATATTCACCTTGGTCAGGACATAGAAATTTTGCATATGATTTTGTGAGTTTTTTCAAACCAAAAACTATTGTTGAATTAGGAAGTCATTATGGATGTTCGGCGTTTGCATTTGCTCAAGCGATAAAAGATTTTAATTTGAATACAGAACTTGATGCAATTGATACGTGGTCTGGTGATGATTTTACAAAGAATGATTATGAAAATGATGTATATTCGGTTTTTAAAAAGACAATAGATAAATTCTATTCTGAACAAAAAATAAATATGTTAAGAATGACATTTGATGAAGCAATTTCAAAATTTGAAGACAATTCAATTGATGTATTACATATTGATGGTTCTCATCATTATGATGATGTTAAGCATGACTTTTATACGTGGTTTCCTAAGGTGAAAAATGATGGAATAATTTTTTTGCATGATATAAGTGAAGATATTGTATTAGGAAGTATAATGGGATCAAATAAATTTTGGAATGAATTAAGTGAAAAATTTAAAAACACAATGAGATTTGATTTTAGTTGGGGACTAGGAATAATTTTTCTTTCAGAAGAAAAATATATGAGAGCTATTAATAAAATCAATTTAAGCAAATATCAAAGACAAAATAATGCTTTGTCTGTAGAATATAGAGAAGAATTAAGAAAAAGATATTTTATATTAAAGGACAATAAATTCTATATTGATAGTTTAATGGAGCAATTAAAAGTTAAAGATCTTCATTTGAACAGATACAATGAAGATATGATTGAAAAGAACAAATATATAGGAGTATTAGAAAAACAGGTTTTAGAAAAAGATAAAGATTTAAATGCTTATAAGTTAAATGTAGAAGGTAAAGATAAATATATAAACGAACTAGAAATTCAAATTAGTGAAAAAGATAAAATTTTAAATGATTATAAGTTGAACGTAGAAGGTAAAGACAGATATATTAGTGAACTAGAAACTAGAATTGCAGAAAAAGAAAATATTCTTTTTGAATTAGAAGAAAAATTAAAAAAAAGCTTTTTCGGAAAATTTATAAAAAAATAA
- a CDS encoding glucosyltransferase domain-containing protein, with amino-acid sequence MKENLNENVINMKKLEFESSNIKIFITHLIFVGIAYAMFLKMHFSVDSYAIIYDNLGMQYLMQGRMVTYFLNLIFNKLNINPTLNQQIFSVYLIICIAASSTILFSIISKYLQSLKFSQWILVNISIILSFINVFLLEWFLYPEITFFLGTGLVSTVAAIYILNKGNRIINIIGSFLFLMISMGIYQANLGIFIIYSLVICLIKNKMNLNMVSVKESFLVLFIGFSNSVLNVLLLKLAIVLGIAVKGDRAPSFSFEVIKTNMEGVLRVQKSIWNNAYNFLPKYSVSIFGIVLFFMLGYLLRKNKYCKKNIAYFICVIVINYLIIFAPHLFTSNLWLAQRTIVGFFVFLSSLIILVMFNCKNNKRMERALLVISSTFLIINYIQIQNIGINHMESNRLDQEYVSMINQEIEKYENQNNIKVKYIAAENDTKPTYNYKNIGYSIYDTNIRAFITPWANVNMINYFSDKDYIKVPMDSTIYEKYFKGKNWDEFSKDEQFIFVGDTLYLILY; translated from the coding sequence ATGAAAGAAAATTTGAATGAAAATGTGATTAATATGAAAAAATTAGAATTTGAAAGTAGTAATATTAAAATATTTATAACACATTTAATTTTTGTAGGAATTGCTTATGCAATGTTTCTGAAAATGCATTTTTCTGTAGATTCTTATGCTATTATATATGATAATTTAGGAATGCAATATCTAATGCAAGGGAGAATGGTTACATATTTTTTAAATTTAATATTTAATAAATTAAATATTAATCCAACATTAAATCAGCAAATATTTTCAGTATATTTAATAATTTGTATTGCGGCGTCAAGTACAATATTGTTTTCGATTATAAGTAAGTATTTACAAAGCTTAAAATTTAGTCAGTGGATATTGGTTAATATTTCAATTATATTATCTTTTATAAATGTATTTTTATTAGAATGGTTTTTGTATCCGGAGATTACTTTTTTCTTAGGTACAGGATTAGTTAGTACTGTTGCAGCAATTTACATATTAAATAAAGGTAATAGAATTATTAATATTATAGGTTCCTTCCTATTTTTAATGATTTCTATGGGAATATATCAAGCAAATTTAGGCATTTTTATTATATACAGTTTAGTGATTTGTTTAATTAAAAATAAAATGAACTTAAACATGGTTTCTGTCAAAGAATCATTTCTCGTACTTTTTATAGGTTTTTCTAATTCTGTCTTGAATGTTTTATTATTAAAATTAGCAATAGTATTAGGAATAGCTGTAAAGGGTGATAGGGCACCGAGTTTTAGTTTTGAAGTTATAAAAACAAATATGGAAGGAGTCTTAAGAGTACAAAAAAGTATTTGGAATAATGCATATAATTTTCTTCCTAAATATAGTGTTAGTATATTTGGTATTGTATTATTTTTTATGCTTGGTTATTTACTAAGAAAAAATAAATATTGTAAAAAAAATATTGCATATTTTATATGTGTTATAGTTATCAATTATTTAATTATATTTGCACCACATTTATTTACAAGTAATCTATGGTTAGCACAAAGAACTATTGTAGGATTTTTTGTGTTTTTATCTTCTCTTATTATTTTAGTAATGTTTAATTGTAAAAATAATAAGAGAATGGAGAGAGCATTACTGGTTATATCAAGTACGTTTTTAATAATCAATTATATACAAATACAGAACATTGGTATTAATCATATGGAAAGCAATAGATTAGATCAAGAATATGTTTCAATGATTAATCAAGAAATTGAAAAATACGAAAATCAAAATAATATTAAGGTTAAATATATTGCTGCAGAAAATGATACAAAACCTACATATAATTATAAAAATATTGGATATTCAATTTATGATACTAATATAAGGGCATTTATAACACCTTGGGCCAATGTGAATATGATAAATTATTTTTCAGATAAAGATTATATTAAAGTACCAATGGATTCAACAATATATGAGAAGTACTTTAAGGGGAAAAATTGGGATGAGTTTTCTAAAGATGAGCAATTTATTTTTGTAGGAGATACGTTATATTTGATTTTGTATTAA
- a CDS encoding N-acetylmuramoyl-L-alanine amidase family protein — translation MFKRSTKITSLLVVAASVASMVPAYAADYKRIESQDGKVYNAQAYKDGVAVIDGNVKDGDTDAIYYLKDGKYTELDGVSTGDSFDGVHNAKYLDIQDGDNFVDLTSGKVTDDNMVEDDADDAAANLKKKIKSDNDGRYSKTDADATKDGKQLTVIPGAKYGATWYSTSYDVKNASEAGVAQYEVYTDANGNYIDADYNIGKIKVEAAGKSVTLKNTDTDDLINDDDTKATVKSPVVIGQDKDYIYRTATIEITNKTKKIDKVNGVKVTTGSAVEATGDDKTVALNVIQKISKAQDSDKADGARYAKNVTTYVISDEDAKLYSGDKANLLTNGTTKYTVVNGKVIAYNKDLHLAATIELKTKSAYYYADVNSVCDDDVTSFDTDTDGNLWMLNDGFVYEWNNDEDWNKVYKVDGAMINLSVYDKDNMVVWSDDSDEVYSVIGSKTKDKDKDKDTTTTTTTTTAQVGWVQNTADGSWAYYENGAKVTNGWRQTNGTWYFLNADGVMMQNGWLTNGGAWYYLAENGAMKTGWIQVSGNWYYLAPSGAMKTGWFQDTNGTWYYANESGVMLHDTTVGGYTLGSNGALV, via the coding sequence ATGTTTAAAAGATCAACAAAAATAACAAGTTTATTAGTAGTTGCAGCTTCTGTTGCTTCAATGGTTCCAGCTTACGCTGCTGATTACAAGAGAATAGAATCTCAAGATGGTAAAGTATATAACGCACAAGCTTATAAAGATGGTGTTGCAGTTATCGATGGAAATGTTAAAGACGGAGATACTGATGCTATATACTACTTAAAAGATGGTAAGTATACTGAATTAGACGGTGTTAGTACTGGTGATTCATTCGATGGAGTTCATAATGCAAAATACCTTGACATCCAAGATGGAGACAACTTCGTTGATTTAACAAGTGGTAAAGTTACAGATGATAACATGGTAGAAGATGATGCAGATGATGCTGCAGCAAATCTTAAAAAGAAAATAAAATCTGACAACGATGGAAGATATTCTAAAACAGATGCAGATGCAACTAAAGATGGTAAACAATTAACTGTAATACCAGGAGCAAAATATGGTGCAACATGGTATTCTACTAGCTATGACGTAAAAAATGCTTCAGAAGCAGGAGTAGCACAATACGAAGTATACACTGATGCAAATGGAAATTACATCGATGCTGATTACAATATAGGAAAAATCAAGGTTGAAGCAGCTGGTAAATCAGTTACTTTAAAGAACACAGATACAGATGATTTAATCAATGATGATGATACAAAAGCAACAGTTAAATCTCCAGTTGTAATTGGACAAGATAAGGATTATATCTACAGAACAGCAACTATAGAAATTACTAACAAGACTAAAAAAATAGATAAAGTAAATGGTGTTAAAGTTACTACTGGTTCTGCAGTTGAAGCAACTGGTGATGATAAAACAGTAGCTTTAAATGTAATTCAAAAGATTTCAAAAGCTCAAGATTCTGATAAAGCAGATGGAGCAAGATATGCTAAAAATGTAACAACTTATGTAATTTCAGATGAAGATGCTAAGTTATATAGTGGAGATAAAGCTAATTTACTTACTAATGGTACAACTAAGTATACTGTAGTTAACGGAAAAGTAATTGCATACAACAAAGATTTACATTTAGCTGCAACTATAGAATTAAAAACTAAGAGTGCATACTACTATGCTGATGTAAACAGTGTTTGCGACGATGACGTAACAAGTTTTGATACAGATACTGATGGAAACTTATGGATGTTAAATGATGGATTCGTTTATGAATGGAACAACGATGAAGACTGGAACAAAGTTTACAAAGTTGATGGAGCTATGATTAACTTATCAGTTTACGACAAAGACAACATGGTTGTTTGGAGTGACGATAGTGATGAAGTTTACTCAGTAATCGGATCAAAGACTAAAGATAAAGATAAAGATAAAGACACAACTACAACTACAACTACAACTACTGCACAAGTAGGTTGGGTACAAAACACTGCTGACGGATCATGGGCTTACTATGAAAACGGAGCTAAGGTAACAAATGGTTGGAGACAAACTAACGGAACTTGGTATTTCTTAAATGCTGATGGCGTTATGATGCAAAACGGTTGGTTAACAAACGGTGGAGCTTGGTACTACTTAGCTGAAAACGGCGCTATGAAGACTGGCTGGATTCAAGTAAGTGGAAACTGGTACTACTTAGCACCAAGTGGAGCTATGAAGACTGGTTGGTTCCAAGATACAAATGGAACTTGGTACTATGCTAATGAATCAGGAGTTATGTTACATGACACAACTGTTGGTGGATATACTTTAGGTTCTAACGGAGCTTTAGTATAA